Proteins encoded in a region of the Eschrichtius robustus isolate mEscRob2 chromosome 16, mEscRob2.pri, whole genome shotgun sequence genome:
- the PAPOLB gene encoding poly(A) polymerase beta, whose amino-acid sequence MMPFPVTTPGSQQTPPPPKHYGISSPISLAPPRETDCILTQKLIETLKPFGVFEEEEELQRRILILEKLNNLVKEWIREISESKSLPQAVIENVGGKIFTFGSYRLGVHTKGADIDALCVAPRHVDRSDFFTSFYGKLKLHEEVKDLRAVEEAFVPVIKLCFDGIEIDILFARLALQTIPEDLDLRDDSLLKNLDIRCIRSLNGCRVTDEILHLVPDIDNFRLTLRAIKLWAKCHNIYSNILGFLGGVSWAMLVARTCQLYPNAIASTLVRKFFLVFSEWEWPNPVLLKEPEERNLNLPVWDPRVNPSDRYHLMPIITPAYPQQNSTYNVSVSTRMVMIEEFKQGLAITHEILLSKAEWCKLFEAPSFFQKYKHYIVLLASAPTEKQHLEWVGLVESKIRILVGSLEKNEFITLAHVNPQSFPAPKENPDREGFRTMWVIGLVLKKPENSDVLSIDLTYDIQSFTDTVYRQAINSKMFEMDMKIAAMHLRRKELHQLLPNHVLQKKKTHSMEGVRLTALDDGSLDLSVDSEDSMSVSSLPGSMKTGPVTGSAQGRSISAPAMMAASVTGVQVPEVSLQQANPSDSPGGTSSESIPQTAPQPTISPPLKPMVTRVVSSTRLVNHPPRPSGSAAANIANPIIGV is encoded by the coding sequence CAAGCACTATGGCATCTCCTCCCCCATCAGTTTAGCACCCCCCAGGGAGACTGACTGCATACTTACCCAGAAATTAATTGAAACCCTGAAGCCCTTTGGGGTttttgaagaggaagaggaactACAGCGCAGGATTTTAATTTTGGAGAAATTAAATAACCTGGTAAAGGAATGGATACGAGAAATCAGTGAAAGCAAGAGTCTTCCACAAGCTGTAATAGAAAACGTTGGCGGGAAAATCTTTACATTCGGTTCTTATAGATTAGGGGTGCATACGAAAGGTGCAGATATCGACGCGTTGTGCGTGGCACCAAGACATGTTGATCGAAGCGATTTTTTCACCTCCTTCTATGGTAAATTGAAACTACATGAAGAAGTAAAGGATTTAAGGGCTGTTGAAGAGGCATTTGTACCAGTTATCAAACTGTGTTTTGATGGGATAGAGATTGATATTTTGTTTGCAAGATTAGCACTGCAGACTATTCCAGAAGATTTGGACCTAAGAGATGACAGTCTGCTTAAAAATTTAGATATTAGGTGCATAAGAAGTCTTAATGGTTGCCGGGTAACTGATGAGATTTTACATCTAGTACCAGACATTGACAACTTCAGATTAACTCTGAGAGCCATCAAGTTGTGGGCCAAATGCCACAATATCTATTCCAATATATTAGGTTTCTTAGGAGGTGTTTCCTGGGCGATGCTAGTAGCAAGAACTTGCCAGCTTTATCCAAATGCGATAGCATCAACTCTTGTACGTAAATTTTTCTTGGTGTTTTCTGAATGGGAATGGCCAAATCCAGTGCTACTGAAAGAGCCTGAAGAACGGAATCTTAATTTGCCTGTCTGGGACCCAAGAGTAAATCCCAGCGATAGGTACCATCTCATGCCTATAATTACACCAGCGTACCCACAGCAGAACTCCACGTACAACGTGTCTGTTTCAACAAGGATGGTCATGATTGAGGAGTTTAAGCAAGGGCTTGCTATCACACATGAGATTTTGCTGAGTAAGGCAGAGTGGTGCAAACTTTTTGAAGCTCCCAGCTTCTTTCAAAAGTACAAGCATTATATTGTACTTCTAGCAAGCGCGCCAACAGAAAAACAACATCTAGAATGGGTGGGCTTGGTGGAATCAAAAATCCGAATCCTGGTTGGAAGCTTGGAGAAGAATGAATTTATTACACTGGCACATGTGAATCCTCAGTCGTTTCCAGCACCCAAGGAAAATCCTGACAGGGAAGGATTTCGTACAATGTGGGTGATTGGGTTAGTGTTAAAAAAGCCAGAAAACTCTGACGTTCTCAGTATTGATCTCACCTATGATATCCAGTCTTTCACAGATACAGTTTATAGGCAAGCGATAAATAGTAAGATGTTTGAGATGGATATGAAAATTGCTGCaatgcatttgagaagaaaggaaCTCCATCAACTACTACCTAATCACGtgcttcagaaaaagaaaacacactcgATGGAAGGTGTCAGACTGACAGCTTTGGATGACGGCAGCCTCGACTTGTCTGTAGACAGTGAAGACAGCATGTCTGTGTCTTCACTTCCTGGCTCTATGAAGACTGGCCCAGTGACTGGCAGCGCTCAGGGCAGAAGCATTTCTGCCCCGGCTATGATGGCAGCATCTGTGACCGGCGTACAGGTTCCTGAAGTTTCCTTGCAACAAGCAAATCCCAGCGACAGCCCAGGGGGCACGTCCAGCGAAAGCATCCCTCAGACTGCCCCACAACCAACTATTTCTCCACCACTGAAGCCCATGGTCACCAGAGTTGTTTCCTCAACACGTCTGGTCAACCATCCACCCAGGCCTTCAGGGAGCGCAGCAGCAAACATAGCTAATCCTATCATAGGAGTCTAG